From Primulina huaijiensis isolate GDHJ02 chromosome 15, ASM1229523v2, whole genome shotgun sequence, one genomic window encodes:
- the LOC140960031 gene encoding 1-deoxy-D-xylulose 5-phosphate reductoisomerase, chloroplastic, whose translation MALNLVSPTEIKALSFLDSSKSNYNLNLLKLQGGVVFKRKDGCTVAKRVHCSAQPPPPPAWPGRAVFEPGRVSWEGPKPISVVGSTGSIGTQTLDIVAENPDKFKVVALAAGSNVSLLADQIKTFKPQLVAVRNESLVHELKEALAGVQDKPEIIPGEQGVIEVARHPDAVTVVTGIVGCAGLKPTVAAIEAGKDIALANKETLIAGGPFVLPLAHKHNVKILPADSEHSAIFQCIQGLPEGALRRIILTASGGAFRDWPVDKLKEVKVADALKHPNWNMGKKITVDSATLFNKGLEVIEAHYLYGADYDDIEIVIHPQSIIHSMVETQDSSILAQLGWPDMRLPILYTLSWPDRIYCSEITWPRLDLCKLGSLTFKSPDNVKYPSMDLAYAAGRAGGTMTGVLSAANEKAVEMFIDEKIGYLDIFKVVELTCDKHREDLVSSPSLEEIIHYDLWARDYAASLQPSAGLTPALV comes from the exons ATGGCTTTGAATTTGGTGTCTCCAACTGAAATCAAGGCCCTCTCTTTCTTGGACTCCTCGAAATCCAATTACAACCTTAATCTCCTCAAGCTTCAAG GTGGGGTTGTTTTTAAGAGGAAGGATGGATGCACAGTTGCCAAGAGAGTCCATTGTTCTGCGCAGCCGCCACCTCCTCCTGCCTGGCCGGGCCGGGCAGTTTTTGAGCCAGGGCGTGTCAGCTGGGAGGGTCCGAAGCCTATTTCAGTAGTTGGGTCGACTGGCTCCATTGGAACCCAG ACATTGGACATAGTTGCAGAAAATCCAGATAAGTTTAAGGTTGTAGCACTTGCAGCTGGTTCAAATGTTTCTCTTCTTGCTGATCAG ATAAAGACATTCAAACCTCAGCTAGTCGCGGTTCGAAATGAATCATTAGTTCATGAGCTTAAGGAGGCTTTGGCTGGTGTCCAAGACAAACCTGAAATCATTCCTGGAGAACAGGGAGTCATAGAG GTTGCTCGACATCCAGATGCTGTTACTGTTGTTACAGGAATTGTGGGCTGTGCGGGATTAAAG CCTACAGTAGCTGCTATTGAAGCTGGAAAAGACATCGCATTGGCCAACAAAGAGACGCTAATTGCTGGAGGCCCCTTTGTCCTCCCTCTTGCGCACAAGCATAATGTTAAGATTCTCCCTGCTGATTCTGAACATTCTGCCATATTTCAG TGTATACAAGGCTTGCCGGAAGGTGCTCTCAGGCGCATCATCTTGACAGCATCAGGTGGCGCTTTCAG AGATTGGCCTGTGGATAAATTGAAAGAAGTGAAAGTAGCAGATGCTTTAAAACATCCTAATTGGAATATGGGAAAAAAGATTACGGTTGACTCAGCTACACTCTTTAATAAG GGTCTAGAAGTCATTGAAgctcactatctgtatggggctGATTATGATGACATTGAGATCGTTATTCATCCCCAATCAATCATACATTCAATGGTTGAGACACAG GATTCATCAATATTGGCACAACTGGGTTGGCCTGATATGCGTTTGCCTATTCTATACACCCTATCTTGGCCAGACAGAATCTATTGTTCCGAGATTACATGGCCTCGTCTTGATCTCTGCAA GCTTGGATCTCTTACATTCAAGAGTCCCGACAATGTTAAGTATCCATCCATGGATCTTGCATATGCTGCTGGACGAGCGGGGGGAACCATGACTGGTGTTCTTAGTGCTGCAAACGAGAAAGCTGTAGAAATGTTCATCGACGAGAA GATTGGTTACCTGGACATATTCAAAGTTGTGGAGCTGACATGTGATAAACACCGTGAAGATTTGGTGTCTTCGCCCTCTCTCGAAGAAATCATACACTATGACTTGTGGGCACGGGACTATGCAGCCAGTTTGCAGCCGTCGGCCGGTCTGACACCGGCTCTTGTATGA